From Lemur catta isolate mLemCat1 chromosome 19, mLemCat1.pri, whole genome shotgun sequence, a single genomic window includes:
- the TBCB gene encoding tubulin-folding cofactor B isoform X1: MEVTGVTAPTVTIFISSSLNSFRSEKRYSRSLTIAEFKCKLELVVGSPASCMELELYGADDKFYSKLDQEDALLGSYPVDDGCRIHVIDHSGARLGEYEDVARVEKYKISQEAYDQRQDTVRSFLKRSKLGRYNEEERAQQEAEAAQRLAEEKAQASAISVGSRCEVRAPGQSPRRGTVMYVGLTDFKPGYWIGVRYDEPLGKNDGSVNGKRYFECQTKYGAFVKPSVVTVGDFPEEDYGLDEM, translated from the exons ATGGAGGTGACGGGGGTGACGGCGCCCACGGTGACTATTTTCATCAGCAGCTCCCTCAACAGCTTCCGCTCCGAGAAGCGGTACAGTCGCAGCCTCACCATCGCTGAGTTCAAG TGTAAACTGGAGCTGGTGGTGGGCAGCCCTGCTTCCTGCATGGAACTGGAGCTGTATGGTGCTGACGACAAGTTCTACAGCAAGCTGGATCAGGAGGATGCGCTGCTGGGCTCCTACCCTGTAGATGATGGCTGCCGCATCCAC GTCATTGACCACAGTGGTGCCCGCCTTGGGGAGTATGAGGACGTGGCCAGGGTGGAGAAATACAAGATCTCACAAGAAGCCTACGACCAGAGGCAAG ACACGGTTCGCTCCTTCCTGAAGCGCAGCAAGCTTGGCCGATACAATGAAGAGGAGCGGGCGCAGCAGGAGGCCGAGGCCGCCCAGCGCCTGGCTGAGGAGAAGGCCCAAGCCAGTGCCATCTCCGTGGGCAGCCGCTGTGAGGTGCGGGCGCCTGGACAGTCCCCTCGCCGGGGCACCGTCATGTATGTAG GACTCACAGATTTCAAGCCTGGCTACTGGATTGGCGTCCGCTATGACGAGCCATTGGGGAAAAATGATGGCAG TGTAAATGGGAAACGCTACTTCGAATGCCAGACCAAGTACGGCGCTTTCGTCAAGCCATCAGTTGTGACGGTTGGGGACTTCCCAGAGGAGGACTACGGATTGGATGAGATGTGA
- the TBCB gene encoding tubulin-folding cofactor B isoform X2, translating into MELELYGADDKFYSKLDQEDALLGSYPVDDGCRIHVIDHSGARLGEYEDVARVEKYKISQEAYDQRQDTVRSFLKRSKLGRYNEEERAQQEAEAAQRLAEEKAQASAISVGSRCEVRAPGQSPRRGTVMYVGLTDFKPGYWIGVRYDEPLGKNDGSVNGKRYFECQTKYGAFVKPSVVTVGDFPEEDYGLDEM; encoded by the exons ATGGAACTGGAGCTGTATGGTGCTGACGACAAGTTCTACAGCAAGCTGGATCAGGAGGATGCGCTGCTGGGCTCCTACCCTGTAGATGATGGCTGCCGCATCCAC GTCATTGACCACAGTGGTGCCCGCCTTGGGGAGTATGAGGACGTGGCCAGGGTGGAGAAATACAAGATCTCACAAGAAGCCTACGACCAGAGGCAAG ACACGGTTCGCTCCTTCCTGAAGCGCAGCAAGCTTGGCCGATACAATGAAGAGGAGCGGGCGCAGCAGGAGGCCGAGGCCGCCCAGCGCCTGGCTGAGGAGAAGGCCCAAGCCAGTGCCATCTCCGTGGGCAGCCGCTGTGAGGTGCGGGCGCCTGGACAGTCCCCTCGCCGGGGCACCGTCATGTATGTAG GACTCACAGATTTCAAGCCTGGCTACTGGATTGGCGTCCGCTATGACGAGCCATTGGGGAAAAATGATGGCAG TGTAAATGGGAAACGCTACTTCGAATGCCAGACCAAGTACGGCGCTTTCGTCAAGCCATCAGTTGTGACGGTTGGGGACTTCCCAGAGGAGGACTACGGATTGGATGAGATGTGA